Genomic DNA from Paenibacillus sp. KS-LC4:
ATCAGTATGAAATCCGTCTATGAATCGTTTCTCCATTGGAAATCGCTAGCGGCCATCGTCGTCGGAGTGATGGTTGCTTATTTGGGCGGGCGCGGCTTCCATCTCATGTCCAGCCAGCCGACGATCGTGACCGGTCTAATTATCGGCACCATTATCGGAGTTGCTTTTTTCAAAGGCGTTCCAGTCGGTCCGCTAATTGCAGCGGGGCTGCTGTCGCTGTTGATTAGCAAGTGAGGGTTAGCCATTCTTCTTGCAGGATGGCGTAATAATATTCGTCCCACCAATCGTGGGCGCCACTAGGAATGCACTTTTTGAAAAAGCCCTCCCGACGCATCCCGATTTTCTCCATCACCCGATAGGAGGGAGTGTTTTCGGGTTGGCAGGTGGCAATAATGCGGTGAAGCCGCAGCTCCTCAAAGCCATA
This window encodes:
- a CDS encoding DUF441 domain-containing protein, which encodes MPQIDTPSVLLLFFALLGILSKNNSITIAAVFLLLLRVTNVHQAFPWIEKHGLTLGIIILTIGILAPLASGTISMKSVYESFLHWKSLAAIVVGVMVAYLGGRGFHLMSSQPTIVTGLIIGTIIGVAFFKGVPVGPLIAAGLLSLLISK